The Rhinopithecus roxellana isolate Shanxi Qingling chromosome 13, ASM756505v1, whole genome shotgun sequence genome contains a region encoding:
- the SPEF1 gene encoding sperm flagellar protein 1: protein MASSVDEEALHQLYLWIDNIPLSRPKRNLSRDFSDGVLIAEVIKFYFPKMVEMHNYVPANSLQQKLSNWGHLNRKVLKRLNFSVPDDVMRKIAECAPGVVELVLIPLRQRLEERQRRRKQGTGSLQELAPQDGSGYMDVGLSQKARGEGALDPQGGGQLSGVRPPAPRPPAYNQALQGDPSFVLQIAEKEQELLASQEIVQVLQMKVRRLEHLLQLKNVRIEDLSRRLQQAERKQR from the exons ATGGCGAGCAGCGTGGACGAGGAGGCGCTGCACCAGCTGTACCTGTGGATAGACAACATCCCTCTGTCCCGGCCCAAGCGAAACCTCTCCCGGGACTTTAGTGATggag TCCTAATTGCAGAGGTCATCAAGTTTTACTTCCCCAAGATGGTGGAGATGCACAATTATGTTCCCGCCAATTCTCTCCAGCAGAAACTCAGCAACTGGGGTCATCTGAACAG GAAGGTGCTGAAGAGGCTGAACTTTTCAGTACCGGATGACGTGATGCGCAAGATCGCAGAGTGCGCCCCAGGTGTGGTAGAGCTGGTGCTTATACCGCTCAGGCAGCGCCTGGAGGAGAGGCAGAGGCGCAGGAAGCAGGGCACTGGCTCCTTACAG GAGCTGGCTCCCCAGGATGGCAGTGGCTACATGGATGTGG gtttATCCCAGAAGGCCCGAGGTGAAGGTGCCCTGGACCCCCAAGGAGGGGGTCAGCTCAG CGGGGTACGGCCGCCGGCGCCTCGGCCTCCAGCGTATAACCAGGCGTTGCAGGGCGACCCAAGCTTCGTCCTCCAGATCGCTGAAAAGGAGCAGGAGCTGTTGGCCTCGCAGGAGATCGTGCAG GTCCTGCAGATGAAGGTAAGGCGCCTGGAGCACCTGCTCCAGCTCAAGAACGTGCGGATCGAAGACCTCTCCCGGCGGCTCCAGCAGGCGGAGCGGAAGCAGCGGTGA